Part of the Centroberyx gerrardi isolate f3 chromosome 11, fCenGer3.hap1.cur.20231027, whole genome shotgun sequence genome is shown below.
GGCTGATGAGTCGAAACTGCGTGCGCGTCCCCGCCCACCTGTAGCCTAACAGAAACCGCCTAAAAAAGCTCGTTCCCGCTGATCCCTCCCCATTCAAGGTGCGGCCAAGGAACAGGTGCGTGAAGAATTACCTCTGAGAGACCTTAGAAACTGAAATATCACCCTTGGCTGTTAAATTATTTTCAGAACGCGAAGGAATACTCATTTCTAAGTAAATAACAAGAGAACAGCTTCGTTTggaagcaacaaaaaaaagtcttcCCCCAAACCGTCAGATTTTGAGTGAAGGATTTCTACTTTCCCAGCAGGTGGACATCGCCTTTGTTGATTTTGCGGCAGTCACATCGTTAAAGGACTTGAAATGGCCAACTCGGGTTTGCAGATTTTGGGGTTTGCCCTGTCGCTGATTGGATTGATTGGATTGATAATTGGCACCATCATGCCCCAGTGGAAGATGTCTGCTTATGTTGGGGACAACATCATCACAGCGGTGGCCATGTACCAAGGACTCTGGATGTCGTGTGCATTCCAGAGCACAGGCCAGATCCAATGCAAAGTCTACGATTCAATCCTGCAGCTTGACAGTAAGTAGCCCATTGGATCAGTACATGTAGCCGGAGACCTTGTCCAAAGGAACAAAAGGCCATTGCTAAAATAACGAAACTTCAATACAGGATATCTACAGGTTATTTAATAAGgcttaaatgttttaaaatgaattatcTAAATTCAAAGCCTTGAAGTGTCTTACATACGGCGGTTAAATGCTTAATTTGAGTCCCAGAGCaactgtttcagaggccttcTGTTGCTTTTTCTCAGTGTAGTAAGTAGCCTActtaaatgtgaaatattcagTCTGCCGTATAGCCTACTGCTAGGcctactgtgtgtttttttactctttAGGTTTGTATTTGCGGTGAAACTGGTCTTAAACTTTATTTGAACTGGCGCTGAAAAAGTCTCAAAGTCTTAAATGTAACGTGAGGAAACTTGCAGTTGCTCTGTAACAGGAAATTATGTAACTAACCTGCACCTGTTGTCACGGAGCTTGGAGTCCGTCATTTGGTTGATTTCTACTCAActgtttattctttttttcttctctttacaATTTAATGGATTTTCTAAACAGTCTCTCTGccatattttgattttgaattaAGCCATAGCATTTCCTACCCATGCAGAGCCTAAAGGCCTAGCTTCTTAACAGACTCCTGTATCCTGGGCCTAACTTGCTGTCCTGTCACATATTAACTCCCTTTTAGTCACTCCAAATGTacgtttttcccttttttaaacTGCTATCATGAGGCCTCACCTGCAGTGTATTAGGTAAATGTCAGTAGGCTGCATGGCTGACCGGATGGCAGACTGCCAGTGTTCATTGTTATAAAGTCAGTCACTGAAAACTCCAAATTCTTTTCTCTTGATGGGGGAGGATGACTGCATTGCCTTTACCCCTAGGAAATGATTATCCTGTGGCTACTCCTCCTGCATGTGTGGAAAAACCCTTGCTGCATAGTCTAGGTGTTTTGGATAGATAGTGATAGGCTAAACAACACCTTTATCACCCTCTGTTTAGCCAACATTTCTAAATACTGGGCCAGCAAGCAGTCGAGTTGTCTTGCATCAAATTAACATTAAATGCTCCTTGCTAAGCTGTAGTATTTGGACTGAGAAATGTGAGGAGAATTTATgtaaaatgcaacattttgtttcattttctatATAGCAGCACCCACAGAATGAATAGATCCACCACTTTACAGGCTAGGCCTCATTTCCTGGTTACCTTATGTGGCAGAGAGGTGGTTCAAGGCAGCTAGTCTATGGAAGGTGAATTGGAATGCATTGATTGTTTCACCAGTAATCACTAAACAATTAGGCTATTGATAAAATTAAAGGACCGCTGATGCTAAATAAGTTGGAGCATTTATCACGTTTCCTTTAAAATCAGAATTTAGTACTTTTGATTTAAGGTGATTTGACCAatcatgcaaaatactgtagttGCCCCCATAtgacttccattcattcattagtGGCGGCTAATTTGGCTGATGTTTGTAGACGATGTCTCCTTTCAACACATTATCTAAGATGCACTTGTAGCTGTGTATGTAACCTCTTGACTCTTGTGAGCTAAGAGTTCATGATCCAACTACTTCCTCCAGACTGTTTGTGACTGTGTTTTAGTGGCTGTAAACCGCTTTCTGTTTGACTTATCAAAACATTTGATAAGGTGTCTGTAAAACAATATACCTTATCACCTCTTTAAACATGAACACAAGCCAACTTTGATAAACATGGTGCGATTAAAGCCGTGGTCAGATATGgagcaaatgaataaataatggctCGATATTTAATAGACAGTTGAAAATCAACCAGCGGTAACAAAACTGGGATaagtaggattttttttttttttttgcaacttgattttgtttatattctgGTGCTATGACGCCATATCGGATAACATTACCCACCTTCGGCACCAGCTGATTCGATACACAGAAGGCCTGTGTCCTTTTGAATGTTAGTTTCAACCTAAGAAATATCCACCTGCTGAAAGGCTGTGAGTAGCTGAAATGGGGAGTGTCGTCCTCACAATGAAACCTGAAACCTGGTTAGACCTGTTCCTACtgacttaacacacacacagagacacacacacacacacacactcacccactcCCCCGAGTTTCTCAGGTCTTCCGGTTAGAGCTAGTTTCTGTGGTGTGTTGTGAAAGGGAGTGGCAATGAGACACAGGAGACAGGAGTCATACTGTGTTTTACATGAacaatgtttgtttacactccgctttttttcaaatgttggtaTCAAAGCACAAAAAATAGAACTCAACCAGAAATGAGCTGGGGCTTTTTATGAACCTGTGTTAAGAAAAATTACCTCAGAAATCGAATGCATTTCAAACGATAACAAGTAAagggatttgtttgttttctttacccAGGAAAAGTCTGTTAAGTCACGCCCTTGATCCTATTTGTTGACTGTGAATAAgtgtttgatttttattttgtcataatAACTGATGGATTAACCCTATCCTGCCCACTCATCCAGGTGCCCTCCAGGCAACCCGCGCCCTCATGATTGTAGGTATCATCGTAACAGCGGCTGGACTGGGCGTCGCCTGCATGGGAATGAAGTGCACCAACTGTGGAGGAGATGACAAAACGCGCAAGTCTCGTATCGCCATGGCCGGTGGTGTTATCCTTCTGATTGGAGGTAAGATGCCATGTAATCTTGAATTTATTTGTGGTGTTCTCCCTGGATTCTTACAATCTTAGTTATAATTCTTCACTCGTCTTCCCACAGCCTTGTGTGCCATAATTGCCTGCTCTTGGTTTGCTCACAACATCATTCAAGCGTTCTACAACCCTTTCACCCCCGTCAATACCAAGTAAGTACAAGACAATTAGAAGTTAACCTACTCCTCCTCCCAATTCTTCATCTAAGCATTTGCATGACATGTTTTTCTATCAACTTTTCCATGTGTTGATTTATGTTTTGAATCACTAGGGAttggatgatatgcttatctcacgatacgattcgatacacaaTATGGTGTTCATGaatcgatacaaccacgatacgatgtaataaataacagttcaatgacaacaaagtctgactgcagaattatgtttatttctgagcaaCAAATCTTTCTaccaatggcattggcttgctataatataaacaacaatttaaattcATGGCAAAGTTCAAATATaatttcgatggagagcttgtgaagcTGTGATGGACTAGCCTTCTCACTTGTGACtactacagcagaatataatgtagctaatattgcgattaatttttctgccccatgatgcatattgtcatatttttgtattgtgatacattgaatttcgatatatcgtcccatccctatgaATTACACAATACAGTTGGATCTCTGTTGACCTTGGTTTGCCCTTGACCTGCCCTTGACTTATACTGTTTAACCCCTCTTTCTGAAGGTATGAGTTTGGGTCTGCCATCTTCATTGCCTGGGCTGGAGCATTCCTGGATGTAGTGGGCGGTGGCATGCTAGCAGCATCCTGCCCCAGGAGCAAATCTACGCCCAAGTACCCCATCTCCAGACCCCCCAGCAGCACCAAGGAATACGTTTGAGCAGGATGGGACCCGGCGCCTAGAGCCTGAAGGAATGCTTTCACATTTATACTAGTCAAATTCAAAATAACATATGGTTCTTGGAAAGTTTATTCTAGCAGGTCTGCAatacctgttttttgttttttttacttcatgtTATTAATTTTTCATCAAGGGGCTACCCTGTGTTGTTAATATTTTAAGAAtattattttaacataaaaGCATTAAACTTTTAAATGGCTCCATGTTTACCTCTATCTAAGGAAGAGCGGATTGGACATGTCCTGTCCGAGTTGTGTGCAGTGCCCGATGATTTGTACTGTTTTAGTATGCTGATTTTCCACTTAGTTGAGTTGACACCCATAACacacaattcaattcagttgaaTGACCACACAGCCAGGCGGATGGTTGAATTTGTGGGTACAGTGGGTAGCAGCTCAGTTCCAACATTGAACAACAACATAAGACCAGCAGCATAGAGTAAACACCAAACATGTTGTACACGccacaataataaatacatgacatcacatgtaCATGTCAACATTATAGTGGGAAACATACTATACTAGACAAACATTATTATAAATTAACATGAAACTACCTGCAGTACCATTCTGCTTAGTATGTAGTAGATTTGCTACAGTGTACAGTACAACGCAAAAGTGTACAGTATGGTCAGTATACTGTTAGGATTCTATATGCACTAAATAGAAATCACATGGCGATGGACCGCTCTCACACCTATCCATGCATAGGCCAGCTGCATAATGCAGAGTTAATCATCTGGCACCTGCGAAGCAATTTTGTACCATTATTTCCATGTATTTGTGCCTTATTTTCTATTAACAAGACAATTCACCCCTCAGATGAGAGTACCACAGTGtagaatgttttgttttaatgaagTGCCTGAGCCAGATGGTAACTCTCCAGTGTGCATAACAAGATATTCTAATTAAATACTGTCCTATAACTTAGACTGCCAAAGTTTTTGCTGTCTAATACACAGCATGACAGGTGTGGTGAAACACTTGTTACCTAGTGCTCTCTAATATTTACCGTGTGCCTGAATGGGCTTGGCTTTCCTTTATGCTCCTGAGTTGTTTCTGTTGCCACACTAagcaaaattttttttttttaaaacatgtttttttgtgatttgtgcattttgtgatgtacataaaataaaatcagaaaatgCATTAATTGTTTCTGGCCCGTCAAAATGCTTAACACTGCAAAATGGAGGACACACCTATAGTCAAAAAAGGAAGTACCAGTATCAATAATTTACTATGATTTGTGATAACTGGCCATTTTCCGTCACCATTCAAGGCGTTCTTGTCATGCTTACAAACTATTTCAATAAGGGAGCATTCATATCTTGCTGATTGGGGCATTGAATAACGTACATGAGAATTTCCTtaaatttctctcaaatttgtCCTTGCTAAATGTGTGAAAGAAAACCTATGAAACATGCTTACAGCTTGGCATACGTTCCCATAACAACAGTGGCACTGGAGGTTAGCTGTAATGATTCAGGCATTTACCTGTAATCATGGGAAACTCAATTTAGAAGTACATATAGTAGTTAAAAGACTTAATGGACAGAAACCTTTTATAGACTCAGGTTAACAGATTTGCTGAAGGCAACAAAGACTTGATCTTAGGGGATGGTTTTTATACTACACATCTCATCATGTTGTGAGGCAGGAGTCCATATTGTCAGACATCATCAGGGCCATGTCATTATTTGGCTGGAGGCCATCTTGCTTTGGCTGGATGGGCACAGGGTGCTAGAGTAACTATGGCAGGTTAATGACATGGAAGATGACATGTTCCTTTGGCtttactgccatcttgtggtgGATGTAGGTAATAATACTTTTTTGTTGGggaagtatacagtatataagtgtatgtacagtatgtatgtatattataCATTGTAAAGTTTTTTGTTAAGtgtcaataaaaaacaatattgtgGATGCTGGCTCTGATCTGCTTCTTTGGGTATACATTTCATGTGTAGGAGATGTGTCGGTACCAGCAATATTAACTTTATTGTAACGTCACTCATTTGGCTCGCattttcactgctgctgctcccctcccctccctcactagCCCTCATCTACCAGAAAGTTGGTTGGAGGAGAcaaagacaggaaaggaaaggaaaggtagagatgataagagagggatgagagcaGGGGAAATTGGTACAGCTTTTCATTTAGTCATAGACTAAACATCATTTGATGACCTCATGGGAATATGTCCTCTAAAATGAGGTTTGGTAGCACATTATTACACAGTACAGCAAATATCAGGTATGTACCAGGTAAGTAGGCAATAATTATCAGTAATAAAAATAGGTCACCTATGGTAAATACACATAAAATGTATGTACCAGATAAGTATACAGTAATTATCAGTAATAACGAGTAGTTATATGATGATAAATGTACTGAAATAGAGTATGTCCCAAGTAAGTACATAGTAATTATTACTAAAAGTAGCAACCTGGTGACAAATATaatgaaacaacattaaaaGAGAAAGTATGTACCTCGTACTTATACAGTAATTCTCAGTAATAAGAAGTAGTTGCCTGGTTATAAATAGAATGAAATGATAGAGCTAATACATAGTAAATATAGAGCATGAACAAGGTACAGTAGACATGTAGTAATTATTAGTGATATCAGATAGTTAGTTACCTGAAAGTAGgtataataaaataacataaaagtTAACATTGTCAGTAGGCTATTAATTACTGGGTAGCTGTTGTAAGTATTAGCAATATCAGCTCCTCTGCAGTAAATATGAAGTGAGGTTTTGATAGGTCAGATAAGTGAGAACAGGATGAAGTTTATAGAGTGCTTTGATGTTTACCCTTCTGGCATACAAATCTGGAGATGTGGCTCAGAGGGCAGCAGCCACAGTCATGATAGGCTGCTCCAACTGGATCAAACTACTAGGAATCAGTAGTTAAAAGGATGGAAGTTCAGTGGCTGAAATGGAAATATATGCAACccaaatacacagaaaacaacaattaAGCTAATCAAACAGTCCAATGCCGATCATGTATCACATATGGATCAGAATGCACactaaacaaaatataaatgtatatcacaaaattcaaaatacaaCTGTGTGACAGTTGCACCTTAGTTAGGTACCTCCTCTCCCTATACATCcatatgcacatgtacacagtGGGACTGGCCAAGGTGTGACATTATTAACTGCATAGTCTCAGGTTGCCATATCACCAAGTCTCCCGAGTGCTCCAACCAGCCTGGTGCAACTGTGTAATGCAAAGTGCATCTGCATGTCATGCTCCCTGAAAACCAGATGAGGGCGGTGCCAGACAATATACAGAAATGGATAGCAGGTAATTCAGTGAGggaaaaatgcaatttaaaggtgcaacatgttacatttttaaacatcaataaatcattgtcaaattaattgcaatACTTAGGTATGATGAATTAGTGATTGTTAGTGATTGTGTTTcacaaaaataatacaatttcccataaacccagTTGTTTCTTGTCACAGATGTTATATTCTCCCCTCCCTGGCGTCactttgcatgtgtttgtgttcttttttactttaaggccggtagaggctgccagtgttCTTGGTGATCATCTCATTTGTTCATggtaatgtctcaaaatgaatgtggtaatgatttattgatgttgaaatgctCCATATAGCACCTTAAACCTCTCAAACATTCTGAACCTGACAGCCTGCTCAGTGACACAGACATTTGCAAAGGTATAGCTACACCTACTCAGTGCAGAGCCGCCTCCTGCAGATTTTGAAATATGCAGGTATTCACTGGCAAAAGAGGccttactgtaaaaaaaagacaataaaaaaaaaggggcatAGAAATTTTAGGAAATTTGGGACCCACATCTGAGAACAAGACAAAACTCAGAGAAATTAGCTCAGGGACTGCATTAAAACTTTTCGGTTTTAGAAATTTTCAGCTTTTGACTCAAAAATGAAGAAATCTGTGCATCTATACATCTGTACATCAAGCTTTCTTTATGAATAATACTTAAAAATTTAGGCAACCAATTGacaaaaattacaattaaaatttTATCAGAATGTGACCATATACCAAGATAAATcaagaaagaaaatggaaaatatagTTTGTCCATTTTATTTTCGGATGGCAATATACAGAAAATATATGACAGCATATCTCCTTAGAGCTCAACGATATTGTGTGCAAAGACTGTTTTATTGCAGTTGTTGTGGTCTCATGTTTGTTCAGCAGTAAAATGTGATGAGTGGCAGTTACAGTTTTGGCTATATAATGTCTATAATTTTCTTCCTAATTAGTTCCTGGATGCTTTTCGAGTGAAGAGTGAGCGACAGCAAAGAGATAACCCAGAATGAAAcctaatgttttgttttaagtCAAGAAACAAGGTAACTTTTTCCACACATCCAATACCATACTGCCCCCTAAACTCACCAAAAAACTACATTGTGGGCAAAAATGCTATCTCTCCTACCTACAAATATTGCTCAAAGAGTCAATTTATTAATCTTCTTGACTATAAGTTGATCGGTTATcttttggtaacgctttattttccagccCGCCAATTacagtgtaactagtttgtaattatggggtactaataaaataacaatactgtaattacagggtaacaaaacaagaagtccaggaattaaggggtaacaagtTTGtaataaggtagttatggtgtaattgttttcgtaattactgcatacttaaaaaataattacagggtacaataacataATTAGGGGGGACTAAACAAATCGTATCGGTGTTTAAATGTtaatgcactggaaaaaggccattgtaaagtgctacccatgtttctattaactacatgggttgatgcacaggttgtgaaaaagaaattctacacctgaaaagctgaattgaagatgaataacttttatttttattttcctaaaatatcccctcagatatgatagtaggtagtagtaatagataatagtaatagtagtaggtagtagtaagattagagtgagctgACTTGTGGCTTTAAAATAcagtatcttaatacaaattccaaatattcagttttttgttttttaatcatgtgtagtttataaaccatggaTGAAGCtagacatctctgtcatcaaagtttaccgggcctgagcttcatctgatgaatcataatgcagctggacagaatgcagcagagttcatagaatttagaatgtcagtgtcacaAAGGAGCGATTGAtctgaacacacatacagactcacagtttcatctctgatcgctgTTCACCTGCAagttgagacagaaaactcacgttgcattcatttggagaaacatcaacaacaatatctaccttttagaaaggaaaacatggagagtgatttccatgttggtaagccacatgtatttagAATTGCATTATTTAACAgaaaaagattagtacagaggagacagtcaggacagactagtcaggatagactagttgtttgtgttgaaggatttacatttgtgtccagttcttccttagtttgatttacattgtaaattcacagttagatttgttgttgaaacaaaactatgatgaaaggcataagatgaagctatgatgaagcatgttgaccttgaatgaagctacatcaggtggccttatggttatttgattattaagatgttgccattgcatttctttcagcatccatgcaaatggttgctcaactcaatgcccttaaagacgatcgccatgaaaacatcaactacatgtttgcgaaagtcctgaataaggagcaatacctttatgctgaagcctctagtttctctggagtgactgctgagctcgactgtgacctttcacctcagtctgctgttggtctcggctccaaacctgcttgtggatctgagagcctcaatatatgggaaccaataaccagtgcagcttcatcagcatgtaAACTTCCCTTGGATAtagacaaaggagaccttcctcccacagagaaagagtctcctctcatgaccgaggacacagtgttaggtaatgctggagcatccatccacccagctcagcatgttgaggctcagtccaacctgctccgccttgttgaggctccagtgactgatgacttcaaaatcattgagagattaaggctgcttcagcactccccctttggttttgatgatgactaccacctggaggcagttggaaagagatacctctatgctcccccatgtgacacatctggatttgtggctgactgctgctcaccctgtggatccactctgggctgcctggatgagtgggagccactggtcaaatcccacttttacttggagaaggagggatttggtgaggagctcctctacgcttcatcacatctctctagatttgtagttgactgctccccacagcatgggccgactctggaccagcttgacaaatgggaacctgttgtcagcagcactgattctcacctgatgcagttcctctcagtcctcctggaggaggaggaacttggtgaaaagcacatgattgcttcctcaacagtgagttctacatttatggctgcctgcgctgcacaccatgcccctactcaagatcatcttgatgaatgggagccaatcgtcagagctgattctaaactgatgctgttcctccaggacttggagaaggagggcgaacaatgtccttttatcatcaagagggaaatggtcaactcttgtgcacagactgaggccgctgctgaaagctctgtcaccgtcctgcatcaacctgaatgttgtgagggaacaaaactcactgtcctctctgctggacctgacaatatctccacctcagaggagattctccccgtctctcctgctgaatacaccctgatccacctgcttaaggaaggatcaaccaacctgcatCAGGAGTCCCAgactccagccatccaggttgaggtcaaagctccaccaagccttgtggttgaaactgtaaaggacaccaaggatctgtcctgtctgacactggaaaagacacttccacctgtccaactggtcaaacctacaggacctcagagttccagtgccaaagacagcctgttgacaaaaccaaagaagaagaagcgtggcttcttttcttggctatcccgcatattccggaggaagaacaagaaatctgctgacaacatggctgcaacagcagagacgccgctccaacagacctgccaaacagaaggagatgagccaaagtcctgcttgaacaccctctcatctgcagtccacttctgaactcctgtcatcctcctatccactttacagaattgaacaactgaatcattttatttgaatacatttatttgcacactactgttatagtgtctttgcacatttcttcaacacctttattcctgcagttatgggtaacctgtagcctaaagcagtgaaagtgtaatggaattagcaaacatatgttggccattaacattttctatacctgtattactaacaatataatcaatatttattctaaatgtggctgttttttcactgagagtcaATTTTGCTTCTAATATACCacttattttctgtaaaaaaaaacaaacaaacaaattattattactatggtaacgctttattttacagaccgccaattacggtgtaactagtttgtaattacagtacaccttgtacttactccataactacagggaacaagcaccgatgacatttgttttgtccgcCCGAATTAAGTTATTgcaccctgtaattattttttaagtatgcagtaattacaaaaatagttacaccataactaccttataattacaattacaaaattgttacccgtTAAGTCCCGGACTTATTGTTTtcttaccctgtaactacagcattgttattttattagtatactagttacactgtaattagcgggctgtaaaataaagcgttactgagcttttttgcaaaaaaaaatggtatTTCTTCAAGATGGGCCATAAAATGTGTTGCCATGTCCTCTACTATTTTGCTTTACAATGTAGGAGACTATTTGCCTCTATTATCTTTCTTTGCAGTCACTCCACTGCTCCTGTGCTTCTGTTTCCTTTCAGTGTTTGC
Proteins encoded:
- the cldn7b gene encoding claudin-7-B, with the translated sequence MANSGLQILGFALSLIGLIGLIIGTIMPQWKMSAYVGDNIITAVAMYQGLWMSCAFQSTGQIQCKVYDSILQLDSALQATRALMIVGIIVTAAGLGVACMGMKCTNCGGDDKTRKSRIAMAGGVILLIGALCAIIACSWFAHNIIQAFYNPFTPVNTKYEFGSAIFIAWAGAFLDVVGGGMLAASCPRSKSTPKYPISRPPSSTKEYV